The sequence CGTCCTGGAAGCCTTGGGCGCCCACCACCCCGACAAGGCGACGGCCAAGGCCGCCCGTACCGCCGCCTACAAGGCGCGTTCGGCGCGCCAGAGCGCGCACCGCGGTGTGTGAACATGGCGTGAATGTTCAGGGCCCGCGCCTCCGTAGACTTGAGGGCGCGTCCCCGTAGTCGGTGGCACCCGGAGTGACCGGGTGGCACTCGCAGTGATCAGCGACATTCGCAGGAAACGGAGTCCCCTTGGCCGTCAAGCCCATCCGCCTCTTCGGCGACCCCGTGCTGCGCACGCCCGCGGAGCCGGTGAAGGACTTCGACAAGGAGCTGCGCCAGCTCGTCAAGGACCTCACCGACACGATGATCGACGCCCCCGGGGCCGGCCTGGCCGCCCCCCAGCTCGGCGTCGGGCTGCGCGTGTTCACCTACTACGTCGACGACCGCCTCGGCCACGTGGTCAACCCGACGCTCGACCTGTCGGACGAGCAGGAGACCGACGACGAGGGCTGCCTCTCCCTGCCCGGCCTCACGTTCCCCACGCCCCGCTCCCTCGGGGTGGTGGCGAAGGGCTTCAACATGCACGGGGAGCCGATCACGCTGGAGGGCACCCACCTGCTGGCCCGCTGCGTCCAGCACGAGACCGACCACCTCGACGGGATCATCTTCATCGACCGGATGGACGCCGAGCAGCGCAAGGCCGCGATGAAGGCGATCCGGGAGGCCGAGTGGTTCGGCGACCCGGCCCCCGTCGTGAAGGAGTCGCCGCACCGCACCTTCGGGAAGGCGATCTAGATGCGGCTGGTCTTCGCCGGGACGCCCGAGACGGCGCTCCCGGCCCTGACGGCCCTCCTGGGGTCCTCGCACGAGGTCGCGGCGGTCGTGACCCGGCCCGACGGGCGTTCGGGGCGGGGGAGGCATCTGAGCGCCAGCCCGGTCGCCTCGCTCGCCGCCGAGGCCGGCGTCGAGGTGCTCAAGCCCGCGAAGGCCCGCGACCCCGAGTTCCTCGACCGGCTCCGGGAGATCGCGCCGGACTGCTGCCCGGTGGTCGCCTACGGCGCGCTGCTGCCCCGCGAGGCCCTGGACATCCCCCGGCACGGCTGGGTGAACCTGCACTTCTCGCTGCTGCCCGCCTGGCGCGGGGCCGCCCCGGTGCAGCGCTCGATCCTGCACGGGGACGACGTGACCGGCGCGGCCACGTTCCAGATCGAGGAGGGCCTGGACACCGGCCCGGTCTACGGCGTGCTCACCGAGCCGATCCGGCCGGACGACACCACCGGTGACCTGCTGGGACGGCTGGCCGTCGCCGGTGCGGCCCTTCTGCTGGACACCATGAACGGCATCGAGGCGGGCGTCCTGGAGCCCCGGCCGCAGCCGACCGAGGGGGTGTCCCACGCGGCGAAGCTGACGCCCGAGGACGGCCACGTCGACTGGAAGAGCCCGGCCCTGCACATCGACCGCCTGATCCGCGCCTGCACCCCGGCGCCCGGTGCGTGGACGAACTTCCGCGACACGCGGGTCAAGCTCGGCCCCGTCCGTCCGGTGCCCGACGCCGCCAGGCTGGCGCCCGGCGAGATCGGCGGGGGCAGGAACGAGGTGCTGGTCGGCTCGGCCACGCATCCCGTCGCGCTGGGCGAGGTGCAGCCGCAGGGCAAGCGCCGCATGGCCGCCGCCGACTGGGTCCGCGGCCTCAACCTCATCGGCAAGGACGCGCTGCACTGATGCCTCCCGCCCGCGACCGACGACGCGCCCCGAACCGCCGACCGGGCGGTCCCCGCAAGACGGGCCGCCCCCAGGACCTCGTCCGCCGTACCGCGTTCGACGTGATCCGGGCGGTGGAGACCCGCGACGCCTACGCGAACCTCCTGCTCCCCGCACGCCTGCGCGACCGCGGCCTGACCGGACGCGACGCCGCCCTCGCCACCGAGCTGACGTACGGGACCCTGCGCGGCAGGGGAACCTACGACGCGGTGCTCGCGCTGTGCAGCGACCGTGAACTGCGCCGTGTCGACGCGCCTCTCCTGGACGTCCTGCGCCTCGGCGCCCACCAGGTCCTCGCCACCCGCATCCCGCCGCACGCCGCCGTGGCGACGACGGTGGAACTGGCCCGCTCGGTCTCCGGCCCGGGCCAGGCCAAGTTCGCCAACGCGGTGCTCCGCAAGGTCGCCATGCGCGACATGGACGCCTGGCTGCAGATCGTGGCGCCCGCCGACGCCGACGCCACGACGCGCCTGTCGGTCGCCCACAGCCACCCGAAATGGATCGTGTCCGCCATGCGGGACGCCGTCGGGGCGGCCGAGATCGGCGAACTCCTCGCGGCCGACAACGCCCGCCCCCGCGTGACGCTGGTCGCACGCCCAGGCCGGGCGACACTGGAAGAGCTGTACGGCGCGGGCGCGGAGCCCGCCCCCTACTCGCCCTTCGGCGCCGTTCTGACCGAGGGCGACCCGGCGGGTATCGACGCCGTCCGCGACGGGCGCGCCGCCGTCCAGGACGAGGCCAGCCAGATGGTCGCCCTGGCGCTCGCCGAAGCCCCCCTGGACGGCCTGGACGCACGTTGGGCCGACCTCTGCGCCGGCCCCGGAGGCAAGGCGGGGCTCCTGTCGGCCCTCGCCGCCCAGCGCGATGCCCGGCTCCTCGCCGCGGACCTCCAGCCGCACCGCGCCGGACTCGTCCGGCGCGCGGTCGACGACCGCACGGGTGTGGTCGCCGCCGACGGCACCGCGCCCGCCTGGCGTCCGGCCTCGTTCGACCGCGTCATGGTGGACGCTCCCTGCACCGGCCTCGGCGCGCTCCGCCGCCGCCCCGAGGCCCGCTGGCGCCGGGGCCCCGAATCGGTCGCCGAACTCGGGCCGCTCCAGCGGAAGCTCCTCGCCACGGCACTGGAGTCCGTCCGGCCCGGCGGCGTGGTCGCCTACGTCACCTGCTCGCCCCACCTGGCGGAGACCCGCGTGGTGGTGGACGACGTCCTGGGCAAGCGCGAGGACGTCGAGCGACTCGACGCACCCGCCGTCCTGGCGGCGATCGCTCCCGGCATCACCGGGCTGGGGGACGGCCCGTACGCCCAGTTCTGGCCGCACCGCCACGGCACGGACGCGATGTTCCTGGCGCTGCTCCGCCGGACCTGACCGCTGCACCCGACCTCTGGGGGAGGCCCTCTGCTGACCGGCTTCATGATCTTCATGTCGTATCTGGGCAGCGCGGCCTTCTACGTCCCGCTGCTCCTGGCGCTGTTCTGGTGCGTGGCGCCGCGGCAAGCCGCGAGGGCCGCCGTCGTCCTGCTGTTCGGCGCGGTCCTCAACGCGCTCCTCAAGCTGGTCTTCCACGCGCCCCGCCCCTACTGGACGGACCCGTCCGTCCAGGGCAGGCAGTCGCTGACGTCCTTCGGGATGCCGTCCGGCCACGCGCAGAACAGCATCGCGGGCTGGGGCTTCTTCGCGGCCCAGACCAGGCGGTGGTACCTGTGGGCGGGCGCGGTCGCCGTCATCCTCCTGATCGGGGTGTCCCGCGTCTACCTGGGCGTCCACTCGACAGGGCAGGTACTGGCGGGCTGGGGCGTCGGCCTGGCCGTCCTGGTCGCCGCCCTCGGGCTTGAGCCCATCGCCGTCCCGTGGTGGCGGCGGCAGCATCTGGCCGTGCAACTGGCGCTCTCCCTGGCGGTCTCCTTGCTGATGCTCGCGGCGTCCTGGGGTGCCGCACGGCCGCTCCGGGACTGGCGGTGGCCCCAGGCGTGGGCCGAGGCCGTCCGGGCGGCCGGAGGCGTCGCCGAGCCCGTCACGCTGACCGATTCGGCCCAGGCGTCCGGCGCTCTCTGCGGCCTCCTGATGGGCCTGTCCCTCGTCGCGTGGCGCGGCTGGTTCGAGCCGGGCGGCAGGGCCTGGCAGCGCCTGGCGCGCCTCCCGGTCGGCCTCGCGGGGGCGGCGGTCATCGCCTTCTTCGAGGGGGCCGGCCTGGTCCAGGCGTTCGCCGTCCAGGCGCTGCTCGTGCTGTGGGTGACGGCGGGCGCGCCGGAGGTCTTCGTCCGCCTGCGCCTGGCGGCCCGTCCCACCCCGGGCCTCACCCGGGCGGGTGACGATCGGGCGGGGCTGCGCCAATAGAATCGGGGCATCATGGCTCCTCAGATCGCACCCAGCATCCTGTCCGCCGACTTCGCCCGCCTGGCCGAGGACGTCGCGCGCGTCGCCGACTCCGCCGACTGGGTCCACGTCGACGTGATGGACAACCACTTCGTCCCGAACCTCACCCTGGGACTGCCCATCGTGGAGGCGCTGCTCAGGAACAGCGCGCTGCCCCTCGACTGCCACCTGATGATCGAGGACCCCGACCGCTGGGCGCCGCAGTACGCCGAGGCGGGAGCCGGGAGCGTGACCATCCACGCCGAGGCGGCGAAGGCGCCCGTCCGCACCCTGCGGGCCATCCGCGCCGCCGGCGCGCGCGCGGGGCTGGGCGTCAACCCGGCCACCCCGGTGGACGGCTTCGAAGACATCCTCGGCGAGATCGACATGCTCCTGCTGATGACGGTCGAGCCCGGCTTCGGCGGCCAGAAGTTCCTGGACGTCGTCCTGCCGAAGGTCCGTCGCGCGCGGGAGCTCATCAAGGGCCGCGACCTGCCCGTCTGGCTCCAGGTGGACGGCGGCGTCAGCGCCGAGACGATCGAGCGCTGCGCGGAGGCGGGCGCGGACGTGTTCGTCGCGGGCAGCGCCGTCTACGGGGCCGACGACCCGGCCGAGGCCGTCCGCGGGCTCCGCGCCCAGGCCGAAGAGGCGACGGCCAAGGCGGACTGGTGATCCTCTCTTGTGCGGCCGTCCTGTTCGACGTGGACGGCACGCTCGTCGACTCGACGCCCCTCGTCGAGCGCGCGGGCCGTGAATGGGCCGCCGAGTACGGCATCGACCCGGACGCGTTCATGTCGGGCGCCCACGGCCGCCGCACGAGCGACCGTGTGGCCGAGTTCCTTCCACCCGAACGGGTCCGTGAGGCCACCGCTCGCCTGGACGCCCTGGAGGCGACCAGCACCGACGGCATCATCGCCCTGCCGGGTGCCCTGGAACTGCTGGCGGATCTGGGCGGCCTGCCCCACGCCTTCGTCACGTCCATGGACCGGGCGCAGCTCAAGGTGCGCACCGGAGTGGCCGGTGTCCCCTCCCCGCCCGTCGTGGTGACCGCCGAGGACGTGGCGGACGGCAAGCCCGACCCGTCCGGCTACCTCCAGGCGGCCCGCCGCCTCGGCGTGGACCCGTCCGCCTGCGTGGTCGTCGAGGACGCCCCCGCCGGGATCGCCGCGGGGCGCGCGGCCGGGGCCACCGTCCTCGCACTGGTCACCAGCCATCCGGAGGAGTCGTTGGCCGCGGCCCACCACGTCGTCCAGGACCTGAGCCGCGTGCGGGCCACCCCGACCGGCCTGCGCCTCACCATCGCCTGAACACCCGGGCGTCAGCCCCTGGCGCTCCCGGCCTGCGCGCCGTCGATGCCGAGCGAGGCGTGGAACATCGCGTGGACGCGGAACCGGCGCACGGCCGCGAGGTTGAGGTGCTGCACCTGGTGGCTGCCGAGGAACGGCCCGTCCGCGGACGCCCGCGCCGTCAGCAGGCCCGCCCGCCACAGGATCTCGATCAGCTCGTTCGGGTCGCACGAGGGAAGCCACGACCCGGTCCCGTGCGTGGGGACGTCGCCGCAGGCCAGCTCCAGGCACAGCAGTTCGAGCTCGTCGCGGCCGAACGCCGGGGGACGGCTGCGGAACACCTCGAACACGCTCAGCAGGCCCGGGTACTGGGAGCGGTACTCGGCGGCGATGTCCTTCGTGCGCTCGGCGGAGTAGCCGTACTCCGACCGCTCGATCGACGAGTACGGCACCGGGAGCCTGGAGCGCCGGGCCCTGGCCTGCTCCAGCGCCTCCGAGCAGAACTGGATGAGCTCCCTCGGCCGGTACAGCGTCCGGTCGACCATGTAGCCGAACGACCCGTCCCGCCCCTTGCCGGGCGGGGGCGGCGCGAAGACCGCCGACCAGCAGGCCCGGTCCCCGGCGCGTTCGAGGGCGTCCACGGCGAAGCCGTTCTCGTGGGCCGAGTGCCGGATCCGCCTGGCGATCAGTTCCAGCAGCGAGTCCTCCGACCAGGAGATCTTCTCCAGCAGGTCCCGGTGCTTCTGCGCGTCGTCGTACAGGGCGGGGATGTCGTCGTACAGCTCCTGCCGCAGCGAGATGTAGACGCGCAGGTTCGGGTGCAGCGCGTTGATGGACACGCACGCCTGGAACAGCCCGGACACGAACGCCTTGGCGTCCTCGGAGGAGTCCCAGCCGCGGTCCAGCTCGTCCACGAGCACCACCACCCGCTGGTTGTCCAGCACCTTGCGCAGCGCCGGCAGCAGGTTCTGGATCTCCTCCAGCTGGTAGAGGCGGTCCAGCTCGCGGGTCCGCAGGCCGGCCTCGATCGGCCCGATCTTCACGGCCTCCAGCCGCTTGAGGTAGGAGACCAGCAGCGACAGGGGACCGAGCTGCTGGGCGCCGTGGATGTCCCGGATGTAGTTGTGGATCTGCCGGCCGCCGTTCCTGGTGAGCCGCATCCCCTTGCGCGCGAGCGCCTTCATGACGAGCACGTAGATCAGGTACTTCCACGCGGCGGCGTAGGCGCCCTGCTTGGCCCACGAGCCCGCGCTCTCCGCCGCCATCGTGGAGCTGAGCAGCTCGTAGGAGTAGTCCTCGGGCGACAGTTCGATCACGTGGCTGCCCTCGGAGCGTTCCCGCTTGGCCAGCACCTTGAAGATCGCGCTCTTCCCGGCCCCGCGGTTGCCCATCAGGATCGTCTTCGCCCCGGACCGGACGCGGTGGTAGGCCGAGGACTCCACGAAGTACTTCTCCAGCCCCCGCGAGATGTCGCGCTCGGCGGACGGCGTGCCGAAGTCGAGAACGTCAAGGATCTTGGGCGACAGGTTCAACCTCGCCATGGGCCTTCCCGAAAATGAAGACAGGGGTTTGTTAACAACTTGCACCGCACACTCCCTCCACGGCAAGAGCTGACGTCGGCGCCCGCGGGGCGATGGCACGCGCCGGGCCCCGCGCGGCGGTGTCGTGGCGATGGTCACAGGGGCGCGGAAGGGAATGCGTGGCACACTGGTTGGCAAAGCATGAAACGCGTGCTCCGGGGTCGGTGAAATTCCGAACCGGCGGTGACAGTCCGCGACCCGGCCGAAGCCATCGGCCGGTTGACCCGGTGGAACTCCGGGACCGACGGTGAAAGTCCGGATGGGAGGCAGCGCGCGGTACGCCCCTGGCCAGGGGTGTATTCGGACGCACGTACGTCCCCCGGAGCCACTGATCTAGGAGGCCCGGGAGATGTTCACCGGCATCGTCGAGGAGCTCGGCGAGATCGTGGCGATCGACCCCCAGGGGGACTCGGTCGCGCTCGCGGTCCGCGGGCCGCTGGTCGTCCAGGACGCCGTGCACGGCGCGTCGATCGCCGTCAACGGCGTCTGTCTCACCGTGGTGGACGTCAAAGGCGAGGTCTTCACCGCCGACGTCATCAAGGAGACGCTCGACAAGTCCAGCCTGGGCGTGCTGGAGCCGGGCTCCAAGGTCAACCTGGAACGTCCCGTGCGGCTGTCGGACCGGCTCGGCGGCCACCTCGTCCAGGGCCACGTCGACGGCGTCGGCGCGATCATCTCCCGCGAGCCGGGGGAGCGGTGGGACGTGGTGACGGTCTCCCTGCCCGCCGGGCTGAGCCGCTACCTGGTCGACAAGGGCTCGATCACCGTCGACGGGATCAGCCTCACGGTCGTCGAGGCGGGCGCCGACCGGTTCAGCGTCGCCCTCATCCCGACGACGCTCGCGCTGACCACCCTCGGCCGCAAGGGGCCCGGCGCCCCGGTGAACCTCGAAGTCGACGTCGTCGCCAAGTACGTCGAGCGCATGCTCGGAGCCCGGTCATGAACTGGCTCGGCGCCGGTTTCGAGGTCTTCGGCGAGCACATCCTGTGGACCGATCTCGCCGGCAACGTCCTGTCTCTCGCCGTGGTCTGGCTCGCCATGCGCAAGACCCTCTGGACCTGGCCGGTGCAGCTGGTCGGCGCCCTCCTGCTGCTCGCGGCCTCGCTGCACGCGCACGTCCCGGGAAACGCGCTCAAGCAGATCCTGTTCTGCGGGCTCGCCCTCTACGGGTGGTTCATGTGGACCCGCGGACGGCGCGAGGCCGACGGGCTGGCCGTCCGGCAGGCGACGGCCCGGGAGCGCGCCGTGCTGCTCGGCGCCCTCGTGGTCGGCACGGCCGTGGTCGCCGAACTGTTCGTGCACCTCGACTGGCTGAAGGTCGCCTGGTCGCCGTGGGCGAACGCCTACATCTTCGTCGGCAGCGCGGTCGCGACGTTCGCGCAGAGCCGCGCGCTCGTCGACTTCTGGATCGTCTGGGTGCTGGTCGACCTGGTCGGGGTGCCGCTGGCGCTCAAGTCCGGGCTGTACGTCTCCGGCGCGGTCTACGGGATCTTCTTCGTGATGGTGATGGTCGGGTTCAGGAACTGGCTCCGGGAGTCCCGGAGCGCGCGCAACTCCACGCAAAGGGCGGTGACCGCATGAGCGGCAACGACACGGGGATCGACAACACGAGGCTCGACGGCACGGGGCTCGACGGCACGGGGCCCGACGACACGGGGATCTTCGACTCCATCGAGTCGGCGGTCGCCGACTTCGCCGCGGGACTGCCCGTCGTGGTCGTCGACGACGAGGACCGCGAGAACGAGGGCGACATCATCTTCGCGGCGTCGAAGGCGACGCCCGAGCTGCTGACGTTCACCATCCGCTACACCAGCGGCGTCATCTGCGTCCCCATGGAGGGCGCCGACCTCGACCGGCTGCAGATCCCGCTGATGACCGCGCAGAACACCGAGCGCATGCGCACCGCGTACACGGTCAGCGTGGACGCCCGGCTCGGCGTCAGCACCGGGATCTCCGCCGCCGACCGGGCGCGCACGATCCGCACGCTGTGCGACTCGGCGTCCGAGCCCGGCGACCTGGTCCGTCCCGGCCACATCTTCCCGCTGCGCTACCGCGAGGGCGGCGTCCTGCGCCGGCGCGGCCACACCGAGGCCGCCGTCGACCTCGCCAGGCTCGCCGGGCTCTCCCCGGCCGGCGTCCTCGCCGAGGTGGTGAACGAGGACGGCACCATGGCGCGCCTGCCCGAGCTCCAGGTCTTCGCGAAGGAGCACGGCCTCAAGCTCATCTCCATCGAGCAGCTCGCCGAGCACCGCAGGCGCACCGAGGCGATGGTGACCCGCGTCGTCGAGACCGGCCTGCCCAACCGGTTCGGGATGTGGCGCGCGGTCGGGTTCTCCAGCGCCATCGACGGCGGCGAGCACATCGCGCTCGTGCTGGGCGACATCGGCGACGGCGAGGACGTCCTGGTCAGGGCCCACTCCGAGTGCCTCACCGGCGATGTCCTGCACTCCGAGCGCTGCGACTGCGGAACCCAGCTCGACGCCGCCATGGAGCGGATCGCCGAAGAGGGACGCGGCATCGTGCTCTACCTGCGCGGGCACGAGGGACGCGGGATCGGCCTGCTCGCCAAGCTCCGGGCGTACGCCCTCCAGGACAACGGCTCCGACACCGTCGACGCCAACCTGGAGCTGGGGCTGCCCGCCGACGCGCGCGAGTACTCCAACGCCGGCCACATGCTGCGCGAGCTGGGCGTACGCTCGGTCCGGGTGCTCACCAACAACCCGGACAAGCTCAGGGGGCTGGGCGGTTTCGGGGTGGAGGTGCGGGGGCGCGAGGCCATGCCCGTCATCGTCACCGAGCACAACCGGCGCTACCTGACGGTCAAGCGCGACCGTCTGGGACACCAGATCGAACTGGACCACCAGAGCGAGGGACTCTCATGAGCGGCGCGGGACGCCCCGAGGACATCACGGTCGACGCGGCCGGGCTCACGCTCGGCATCGTGTGCACCCGCTGGCACGAGCAGGTCACCGACCGGCTGCTGGAGCGGGCGCTCGCCGCGGCGAAGGCGTGCGGCGTGGACGAGCCGGTCGTGGCCCGCGTCGCCGGCGCGCTCGAACTGCCCGTGATCGCCCAGCAGATGGCCCGCGAGTTCGACGCCGTCGTCTGCCTCGGCGCGGTCGTCCGGGGCGCAACCGCCCATTTCGACTACGTGTGCGACTCGGTGACCGCCGGTGTGACCCGCGTCGCGCTGGACGAGTCGACTCCGGTGGGCAACGGGGTGCTCACCTGTGACA is a genomic window of Actinomadura citrea containing:
- the pnuC gene encoding nicotinamide riboside transporter PnuC, translated to MNWLGAGFEVFGEHILWTDLAGNVLSLAVVWLAMRKTLWTWPVQLVGALLLLAASLHAHVPGNALKQILFCGLALYGWFMWTRGRREADGLAVRQATARERAVLLGALVVGTAVVAELFVHLDWLKVAWSPWANAYIFVGSAVATFAQSRALVDFWIVWVLVDLVGVPLALKSGLYVSGAVYGIFFVMVMVGFRNWLRESRSARNSTQRAVTA
- the rpe gene encoding ribulose-phosphate 3-epimerase, translated to MAPQIAPSILSADFARLAEDVARVADSADWVHVDVMDNHFVPNLTLGLPIVEALLRNSALPLDCHLMIEDPDRWAPQYAEAGAGSVTIHAEAAKAPVRTLRAIRAAGARAGLGVNPATPVDGFEDILGEIDMLLLMTVEPGFGGQKFLDVVLPKVRRARELIKGRDLPVWLQVDGGVSAETIERCAEAGADVFVAGSAVYGADDPAEAVRGLRAQAEEATAKADW
- a CDS encoding riboflavin synthase; protein product: MFTGIVEELGEIVAIDPQGDSVALAVRGPLVVQDAVHGASIAVNGVCLTVVDVKGEVFTADVIKETLDKSSLGVLEPGSKVNLERPVRLSDRLGGHLVQGHVDGVGAIISREPGERWDVVTVSLPAGLSRYLVDKGSITVDGISLTVVEAGADRFSVALIPTTLALTTLGRKGPGAPVNLEVDVVAKYVERMLGARS
- the fmt gene encoding methionyl-tRNA formyltransferase: MRLVFAGTPETALPALTALLGSSHEVAAVVTRPDGRSGRGRHLSASPVASLAAEAGVEVLKPAKARDPEFLDRLREIAPDCCPVVAYGALLPREALDIPRHGWVNLHFSLLPAWRGAAPVQRSILHGDDVTGAATFQIEEGLDTGPVYGVLTEPIRPDDTTGDLLGRLAVAGAALLLDTMNGIEAGVLEPRPQPTEGVSHAAKLTPEDGHVDWKSPALHIDRLIRACTPAPGAWTNFRDTRVKLGPVRPVPDAARLAPGEIGGGRNEVLVGSATHPVALGEVQPQGKRRMAAADWVRGLNLIGKDALH
- the def gene encoding peptide deformylase yields the protein MAVKPIRLFGDPVLRTPAEPVKDFDKELRQLVKDLTDTMIDAPGAGLAAPQLGVGLRVFTYYVDDRLGHVVNPTLDLSDEQETDDEGCLSLPGLTFPTPRSLGVVAKGFNMHGEPITLEGTHLLARCVQHETDHLDGIIFIDRMDAEQRKAAMKAIREAEWFGDPAPVVKESPHRTFGKAI
- a CDS encoding RsmB/NOP family class I SAM-dependent RNA methyltransferase; the protein is MPPARDRRRAPNRRPGGPRKTGRPQDLVRRTAFDVIRAVETRDAYANLLLPARLRDRGLTGRDAALATELTYGTLRGRGTYDAVLALCSDRELRRVDAPLLDVLRLGAHQVLATRIPPHAAVATTVELARSVSGPGQAKFANAVLRKVAMRDMDAWLQIVAPADADATTRLSVAHSHPKWIVSAMRDAVGAAEIGELLAADNARPRVTLVARPGRATLEELYGAGAEPAPYSPFGAVLTEGDPAGIDAVRDGRAAVQDEASQMVALALAEAPLDGLDARWADLCAGPGGKAGLLSALAAQRDARLLAADLQPHRAGLVRRAVDDRTGVVAADGTAPAWRPASFDRVMVDAPCTGLGALRRRPEARWRRGPESVAELGPLQRKLLATALESVRPGGVVAYVTCSPHLAETRVVVDDVLGKREDVERLDAPAVLAAIAPGITGLGDGPYAQFWPHRHGTDAMFLALLRRT
- a CDS encoding HAD-IA family hydrolase, with protein sequence MILSCAAVLFDVDGTLVDSTPLVERAGREWAAEYGIDPDAFMSGAHGRRTSDRVAEFLPPERVREATARLDALEATSTDGIIALPGALELLADLGGLPHAFVTSMDRAQLKVRTGVAGVPSPPVVVTAEDVADGKPDPSGYLQAARRLGVDPSACVVVEDAPAGIAAGRAAGATVLALVTSHPEESLAAAHHVVQDLSRVRATPTGLRLTIA
- a CDS encoding bifunctional 3,4-dihydroxy-2-butanone-4-phosphate synthase/GTP cyclohydrolase II, with amino-acid sequence MSGNDTGIDNTRLDGTGLDGTGPDDTGIFDSIESAVADFAAGLPVVVVDDEDRENEGDIIFAASKATPELLTFTIRYTSGVICVPMEGADLDRLQIPLMTAQNTERMRTAYTVSVDARLGVSTGISAADRARTIRTLCDSASEPGDLVRPGHIFPLRYREGGVLRRRGHTEAAVDLARLAGLSPAGVLAEVVNEDGTMARLPELQVFAKEHGLKLISIEQLAEHRRRTEAMVTRVVETGLPNRFGMWRAVGFSSAIDGGEHIALVLGDIGDGEDVLVRAHSECLTGDVLHSERCDCGTQLDAAMERIAEEGRGIVLYLRGHEGRGIGLLAKLRAYALQDNGSDTVDANLELGLPADAREYSNAGHMLRELGVRSVRVLTNNPDKLRGLGGFGVEVRGREAMPVIVTEHNRRYLTVKRDRLGHQIELDHQSEGLS
- a CDS encoding phosphatase PAP2 family protein translates to MSYLGSAAFYVPLLLALFWCVAPRQAARAAVVLLFGAVLNALLKLVFHAPRPYWTDPSVQGRQSLTSFGMPSGHAQNSIAGWGFFAAQTRRWYLWAGAVAVILLIGVSRVYLGVHSTGQVLAGWGVGLAVLVAALGLEPIAVPWWRRQHLAVQLALSLAVSLLMLAASWGAARPLRDWRWPQAWAEAVRAAGGVAEPVTLTDSAQASGALCGLLMGLSLVAWRGWFEPGGRAWQRLARLPVGLAGAAVIAFFEGAGLVQAFAVQALLVLWVTAGAPEVFVRLRLAARPTPGLTRAGDDRAGLRQ
- the ribH gene encoding 6,7-dimethyl-8-ribityllumazine synthase, yielding MSGAGRPEDITVDAAGLTLGIVCTRWHEQVTDRLLERALAAAKACGVDEPVVARVAGALELPVIAQQMAREFDAVVCLGAVVRGATAHFDYVCDSVTAGVTRVALDESTPVGNGVLTCDTIEQALERSGLPGSSEDKGWEATVAALDTALTLRGLRHHGHAGHGLEHLGF
- a CDS encoding P-loop ATPase, Sll1717 family, whose translation is MARLNLSPKILDVLDFGTPSAERDISRGLEKYFVESSAYHRVRSGAKTILMGNRGAGKSAIFKVLAKRERSEGSHVIELSPEDYSYELLSSTMAAESAGSWAKQGAYAAAWKYLIYVLVMKALARKGMRLTRNGGRQIHNYIRDIHGAQQLGPLSLLVSYLKRLEAVKIGPIEAGLRTRELDRLYQLEEIQNLLPALRKVLDNQRVVVLVDELDRGWDSSEDAKAFVSGLFQACVSINALHPNLRVYISLRQELYDDIPALYDDAQKHRDLLEKISWSEDSLLELIARRIRHSAHENGFAVDALERAGDRACWSAVFAPPPPGKGRDGSFGYMVDRTLYRPRELIQFCSEALEQARARRSRLPVPYSSIERSEYGYSAERTKDIAAEYRSQYPGLLSVFEVFRSRPPAFGRDELELLCLELACGDVPTHGTGSWLPSCDPNELIEILWRAGLLTARASADGPFLGSHQVQHLNLAAVRRFRVHAMFHASLGIDGAQAGSARG